From one Longimicrobium sp. genomic stretch:
- a CDS encoding 5'-nucleotidase C-terminal domain-containing protein encodes MRSPRALAPLAALLLAAAPAAAQGRFVPALSVVQINDVYRIDAVENGHVGGLGRVTTLVERTRRAGSSPVMVFHAGDFIAPSLESKLFAGEQMIDALNFVHARAPMLVVPGNHEFDERDPAMFRNAVRGSRFPWLAANLTVTDTATPRLARDTMIVAGGMKIGVFALTYIDAPRPYARADSAFVKIAERQIRDLERRGADAIVAITHLEHVTDLQIATLRRRHPKFVWIAGGHEHFLIQDPLTAGTALITKGDSNARRVWRVTIGRDGRRPAVRAEAVALDSTVEIDPAYQREVTAKWAARLRGRIPTFDVAIGRTNTPLDATEETVRNSESAWGNWLADRMRRAFPTQAADVAVLNGGSLRIDDVIRDSVRWEHVERTFGFPTSVGLVWLRGRDLREAVLENSVSGGRGEGRFLQVSGLRFTFDRTRPVGDRVTRVEIQRDSGWAPLEEERVYVVAVPDYIFGNGDGYRFRDLATQTVPPGPSLKWLAVQGLLDAYARGQAITAGVEGRITEAGATTEVR; translated from the coding sequence ATGCGTTCACCGCGCGCCCTGGCGCCCCTGGCCGCGCTCCTGCTCGCCGCCGCGCCTGCCGCGGCGCAGGGCCGCTTCGTCCCCGCGCTTTCGGTGGTGCAGATCAACGACGTGTACCGCATCGACGCGGTGGAGAACGGCCACGTCGGCGGGCTGGGGCGCGTCACGACGCTGGTGGAGCGCACCCGCCGAGCGGGGAGCAGCCCGGTGATGGTCTTCCACGCCGGCGACTTCATCGCCCCCTCGCTGGAGAGCAAGCTCTTCGCGGGGGAGCAGATGATCGACGCGCTAAACTTCGTGCACGCGCGCGCGCCGATGCTGGTGGTGCCCGGCAACCACGAGTTCGACGAGCGGGACCCCGCCATGTTCCGCAACGCGGTGCGTGGGTCGCGCTTCCCCTGGCTGGCCGCCAACCTGACCGTCACCGACACCGCGACCCCCCGGCTGGCGCGCGACACGATGATCGTGGCGGGGGGGATGAAGATCGGCGTCTTTGCGCTCACCTACATCGACGCGCCGCGCCCGTACGCCCGCGCGGACAGCGCCTTCGTGAAGATCGCGGAGCGGCAGATCCGCGACCTGGAGCGGCGCGGCGCGGACGCCATCGTGGCGATCACCCACCTGGAGCACGTCACCGACCTGCAGATCGCCACGCTGCGCCGCCGCCATCCGAAGTTCGTATGGATCGCGGGCGGGCACGAGCACTTCCTCATCCAGGACCCGCTCACCGCCGGCACCGCGCTGATCACCAAGGGCGACTCCAACGCGCGCCGCGTGTGGCGTGTGACGATCGGCCGCGACGGGCGCCGCCCCGCCGTGCGCGCCGAGGCGGTGGCGCTGGACTCCACGGTGGAGATCGACCCCGCGTACCAGCGCGAGGTGACGGCGAAGTGGGCGGCGCGGCTGCGCGGGCGCATCCCCACCTTCGACGTCGCCATCGGCCGCACCAACACACCGCTGGATGCCACCGAGGAGACGGTGCGCAACTCCGAGAGCGCGTGGGGGAACTGGCTGGCGGACCGCATGCGCCGCGCCTTCCCCACGCAGGCCGCGGACGTGGCGGTGCTGAACGGCGGCTCGCTGCGAATCGACGACGTGATCCGCGACTCCGTCCGCTGGGAGCACGTGGAGCGCACCTTCGGCTTCCCGACCTCGGTGGGCCTCGTGTGGCTGCGCGGGCGCGACCTGCGCGAGGCGGTGCTGGAGAACTCCGTCTCCGGCGGGCGCGGCGAGGGGCGCTTCCTCCAGGTCTCCGGCCTCCGCTTCACCTTCGACCGCACGCGCCCCGTCGGCGACCGCGTCACCCGCGTCGAGATCCAGCGCGACAGCGGCTGGGCCCCGCTCGAGGAGGAGCGCGTCTACGTGGTCGCCGTCCCCGACTACATCTTCGGCAACGGCGACGGCTACCGCTTCCGCGACCTCGCCACCCAGACCGTCCCCCCCGGCCCCTCGCTGAAGTGGCTTGCCGTGCAGGGCCTGCTGGATGCCTACGCCCGCGGCCAGGCGATCACGGCGGGGGTGGAGGGGCGGATTACCGAAGCCGGGGCGACAACAGAAGTGCGTTAG
- a CDS encoding M23 family metallopeptidase, with amino-acid sequence MYLPASIRKHAPPLLAGAALAAVALAGMAALARAGGTAPADPPMVLPAIHAAPAVTVDTLFVGGFARGSFTEALATLASDLSPAERGMVGRHLDKIYMPVLEGAALNGGGRLRVAYERTRRPDGTTRSIQVLAAEAAVGGGMHTVFLYDQGEAPGYYDDLGRSLDPVAWSGPLASMRVTSPFKLDRMHPLLRRILPHTGVDLAAGYGTPVRATGDGSVSYAAPRGGYGNMVEIQHPNGYATRYAHLSRISPAVAAGMPVRQGDVIGYVGSSGLATGPHLHYEVRRKGRPVNPLLAQAEAGSTHDVGYDDGWRGERRKLGRLLARAPTLVSRRAFR; translated from the coding sequence ATGTACCTCCCCGCCTCCATACGCAAGCACGCGCCTCCGCTCCTGGCGGGCGCCGCACTGGCCGCCGTCGCGCTGGCTGGCATGGCCGCGCTCGCCCGTGCCGGCGGCACCGCCCCCGCCGACCCGCCGATGGTGCTCCCCGCCATCCACGCGGCTCCGGCGGTCACGGTGGACACGCTCTTCGTGGGAGGCTTCGCGCGGGGCTCGTTTACCGAGGCGCTCGCCACGCTGGCCAGCGACCTGTCGCCGGCGGAGCGCGGGATGGTGGGACGGCACCTGGACAAGATCTACATGCCTGTGCTGGAGGGCGCGGCGCTGAACGGGGGCGGGCGGCTGCGGGTGGCGTACGAGCGCACGCGGCGGCCGGACGGCACCACCCGCTCCATCCAGGTGCTCGCCGCCGAGGCCGCGGTGGGCGGGGGGATGCACACCGTCTTTCTGTACGACCAGGGCGAGGCGCCCGGCTACTACGACGACCTGGGCCGCTCGCTGGACCCGGTCGCCTGGAGCGGCCCGCTGGCCTCCATGCGCGTGACTTCGCCCTTCAAGCTGGACCGGATGCACCCCCTGCTGCGCCGCATCCTGCCGCATACCGGCGTGGACCTGGCGGCCGGCTACGGCACCCCGGTGCGCGCCACGGGCGACGGGAGCGTGTCGTACGCAGCGCCGCGCGGCGGGTACGGGAACATGGTGGAGATCCAGCATCCCAACGGCTACGCGACGCGCTACGCCCACCTGTCGCGCATCTCCCCCGCCGTCGCCGCGGGGATGCCGGTGCGCCAGGGCGACGTGATCGGCTACGTGGGCTCCTCGGGCCTGGCGACCGGCCCGCACCTGCACTACGAGGTGCGCCGCAAGGGCCGCCCGGTGAACCCCCTCCTCGCGCAGGCCGAGGCCGGCTCCACCCACGACGTCGGCTACGACGACGGCTGGCGCGGCGAGCGCCGCAAGCTGGGCCGCCTCCTGGCCCGCGCGCCCACGCTGGTGTCGCGGAGGGCGTTCAGGTAG
- a CDS encoding response regulator yields MTESVQGRILIVEDDPAAGHVLRALLRQVGYQADVAEDGPAALRSLDEDGRPDLILLDWMLPGMSGLQLCHHVRTRWDALQLPILMVTARTDPESVYAAFDAGANDYVTKPFRGAEIRARIAAHLRVRRLAEDHVRMEDHLRERDKLSTLGLLAGGVAHDLNNPLAVINAHTQLLLRRAPDEASAAGLREILDAVDRCRRIVGDVLGFVRRRPRERGMVDVGTVLRATYALRERHLVTGGVRASLELPDVALPVFGDAGQLQQVFLNLLINAEQALRDGGRTLRISAELGEEAVVVDFFNDGPPIPADSLPHIWEPFFTTKTAEEGTGLGLPISRRIVQEHGGEISVVSGAEGTTFSLRLPV; encoded by the coding sequence GTGACGGAGAGCGTGCAGGGCCGCATCCTGATCGTGGAGGACGATCCCGCCGCCGGGCACGTGCTGCGCGCGCTCCTGCGCCAGGTGGGCTACCAGGCGGACGTGGCGGAGGACGGCCCGGCCGCCCTGCGCTCGCTGGATGAGGATGGGCGACCGGACCTGATCCTCCTGGACTGGATGCTCCCGGGGATGAGCGGCCTGCAGCTCTGCCACCACGTCCGCACGCGGTGGGATGCGCTGCAGCTTCCCATCCTGATGGTGACCGCGCGCACCGACCCGGAGAGCGTGTACGCCGCCTTCGACGCGGGCGCCAACGATTACGTGACGAAGCCGTTCCGCGGTGCCGAGATCCGGGCCCGCATCGCGGCGCACCTGCGCGTCCGCCGCCTGGCCGAGGACCACGTGCGGATGGAGGACCACCTCCGCGAGCGCGACAAGCTCTCCACGCTGGGGCTGCTCGCTGGCGGCGTGGCGCACGACCTGAACAACCCGCTTGCGGTCATCAACGCGCACACCCAGCTCCTCCTTCGCCGCGCCCCCGACGAGGCGAGCGCCGCCGGCCTCCGCGAGATCCTGGACGCGGTCGACCGCTGCCGGCGCATCGTGGGCGACGTGCTCGGCTTCGTGCGCCGCCGCCCGCGCGAGCGGGGAATGGTGGACGTCGGGACCGTGCTGCGCGCCACCTACGCGCTCCGCGAGCGGCACCTGGTCACCGGCGGCGTGCGCGCCTCCCTGGAGCTTCCGGACGTGGCCCTGCCGGTCTTCGGCGATGCCGGGCAGCTCCAGCAGGTCTTCCTGAACCTCCTGATCAACGCGGAGCAGGCGCTGCGCGACGGCGGCCGCACCCTGCGCATCTCCGCCGAGCTTGGGGAGGAGGCGGTGGTGGTCGACTTCTTCAACGACGGCCCCCCGATCCCCGCCGACTCGCTCCCCCACATCTGGGAGCCGTTCTTCACCACCAAGACCGCCGAAGAGGGCACGGGCCTCGGCCTCCCCATCAGCCGCCGCATCGTCCAGGAGCACGGCGGCGAGATCTCCGTGGTCAGCGGCGCGGAGGGGACGACGTTCTCGCTGCGGCTGCCGGTGTAG